A single region of the Duganella sp. BuS-21 genome encodes:
- a CDS encoding GH92 family glycosyl hydrolase produces MNATKLLSAGAMALVLAFPGMSIAQSTPAAAVDVFIGTGGDGHTFPGATRPFGMVQLSPDTQVRPFRQSYPWAAGYRYDDDSILGFSHTHFSGSGHSDLGDLLLMPYSAETKWEPGYPERPFSGYRSRFSHKNERAEPGYYAVRLADNEVDVELTASERVGLHRYRYAKGAEAKVMLDLRASIYDYAAKNLWSRLRVRDNTLITGMRETRGWAAGRQLYFAIQFSHPLASRSLRNMERDVEYKGFAGPGSGPGDKAVVEGKALVGSLEFGVPADGQLQVKVAISAVSEEGAIANLAEMPGWDFDAERAKASAAWNEALGAVAIEAEPEMRKMVYTALYHSMLAPSLFMDRDGRYRGPDNEVHQATGFRYHSTFSLWDTYRALHPLLTLIQPEQRNVDFVRSLVESQKASPYGILPVWSFHGLETWCMIGYHAVPVIADAYMKGLQGFDAEEALKAMTSSAEYGPYGGLQHYMKLGYVPIDLEPEAASKTVEYAFDDWTIARMAEKMGKKDIAARYYKRAQNYRNSFDVKTGFLRAKKSDGSFREPFSPVQSNFGSDYTEGSAWQYSWYMPHDNAGLIKMLGGDAGLQNKIDLVFDAKVDDKLYAHMEDISGLIGHYAHGNEPSHHVAYLYNYAGAPWKTQKRLTQVVSSQYNTTPAGLSGNDDLGQMSAWLAFTALGFYPVAPGSNEYVIGRPFLDQAVLNLPNGKRFTIRAVGLSKENAYVAGVTLNGKPLAQTYLRHEQITAGGELVFTMSREPNSEWGKSPASRPYTQTAY; encoded by the coding sequence ATGAACGCGACTAAACTTCTTTCGGCCGGCGCGATGGCGCTGGTCCTGGCATTCCCGGGGATGTCCATCGCCCAATCCACACCGGCGGCGGCGGTCGATGTCTTCATCGGCACCGGCGGCGACGGCCACACCTTCCCCGGCGCCACGCGGCCGTTCGGCATGGTGCAGCTCAGTCCCGATACACAGGTGCGGCCGTTCCGCCAGAGCTATCCGTGGGCGGCCGGCTACCGTTACGACGACGACAGCATCCTCGGTTTCTCGCACACCCACTTCTCCGGCAGCGGCCATTCGGACCTCGGCGACCTGCTGCTGATGCCTTACAGCGCGGAGACCAAGTGGGAGCCGGGCTATCCCGAGCGGCCGTTCAGCGGCTACCGCTCGCGCTTCAGCCACAAGAACGAACGCGCGGAGCCGGGCTACTACGCGGTCAGGCTGGCAGACAATGAGGTCGATGTCGAACTCACCGCCAGCGAGCGCGTGGGCCTGCACCGCTACCGCTACGCCAAGGGCGCCGAGGCCAAGGTGATGCTCGACCTGCGCGCCAGCATCTACGATTACGCCGCCAAGAACCTGTGGTCACGCCTGCGCGTGCGCGACAACACGCTGATCACCGGCATGCGCGAGACGCGCGGCTGGGCGGCCGGCCGCCAGCTATACTTCGCGATCCAGTTCTCGCATCCGCTAGCGTCGCGCTCCCTGCGCAATATGGAGCGCGATGTCGAGTACAAGGGCTTTGCCGGTCCGGGCAGCGGCCCGGGCGACAAGGCGGTGGTGGAGGGCAAGGCGCTGGTCGGCTCGCTCGAATTCGGCGTGCCGGCCGACGGCCAGTTGCAAGTGAAGGTGGCGATATCGGCGGTGAGCGAGGAGGGCGCGATCGCCAACCTGGCCGAGATGCCGGGCTGGGACTTCGACGCCGAACGCGCCAAGGCTTCGGCCGCGTGGAACGAGGCGCTGGGCGCGGTCGCCATCGAGGCCGAGCCGGAGATGCGCAAGATGGTGTACACCGCGCTGTATCACAGCATGCTGGCGCCTAGCCTGTTCATGGACCGCGACGGCCGCTATCGCGGCCCGGACAACGAGGTGCATCAGGCGACCGGCTTCCGCTACCACTCCACCTTCTCGCTGTGGGACACCTACCGCGCGCTGCATCCCTTGCTGACCCTGATCCAGCCGGAGCAGCGCAACGTCGATTTCGTGCGCTCGCTGGTCGAGTCGCAGAAGGCCAGCCCGTACGGCATCCTGCCGGTGTGGTCCTTCCACGGCCTGGAAACCTGGTGCATGATCGGCTACCACGCGGTGCCGGTAATCGCCGACGCTTACATGAAAGGCTTGCAAGGCTTCGATGCCGAAGAGGCGCTGAAGGCCATGACCAGCAGCGCGGAATATGGCCCGTACGGGGGGCTGCAGCACTATATGAAACTAGGCTATGTGCCGATCGACCTGGAGCCGGAAGCGGCCTCGAAGACGGTGGAATATGCGTTCGACGACTGGACCATCGCACGCATGGCGGAGAAGATGGGCAAGAAGGATATCGCCGCGCGTTACTACAAGCGGGCGCAGAATTACCGCAATTCCTTCGACGTGAAGACCGGCTTCCTGCGGGCGAAGAAGTCCGACGGCAGCTTCCGCGAACCGTTCAGCCCGGTGCAATCGAACTTCGGCAGCGACTATACCGAGGGCAGCGCCTGGCAATACTCCTGGTATATGCCGCACGATAACGCCGGCCTGATCAAGATGCTCGGCGGCGACGCCGGCCTGCAGAACAAGATCGACCTGGTGTTCGACGCCAAGGTGGACGACAAGCTGTATGCGCACATGGAGGACATCTCCGGCCTGATCGGCCATTACGCGCACGGCAACGAGCCTTCGCACCATGTGGCTTATCTATACAACTACGCCGGCGCACCGTGGAAGACGCAGAAGCGGCTGACGCAGGTGGTGTCGTCGCAGTACAACACGACGCCGGCCGGTTTGTCCGGTAATGACGACCTGGGGCAGATGTCGGCCTGGCTGGCGTTCACGGCCTTGGGCTTCTATCCGGTGGCGCCGGGCAGCAATGAATACGTGATCGGCCGGCCGTTTCTGGACCAGGCGGTGCTGAACCTGCCCAACGGCAAACGCTTCACCATCCGCGCTGTGGGACTGAGCAAGGAGAACGCCTATGTGGCGGGCGTGACGCTGAACGGCAAGCCGCTGGCGCAGACCTATTTGCGGCACGAACAGATCACCGCCGGCGGCGAACTGGTGTTTACCATGTCGCGCGAACCCAACAGTGAGTGGGGCAAATCGCCCGCCAGCCGGCCTTACACGCAGACCGCCTACTAA
- a CDS encoding trypsin-like serine protease, translating to MTIQSKILKLAAVAASLFAATAAHAGAGDGLTPLTGNTSAPSNWRFTPGQTFNGVAGALDGVARLSFSNSGGNWACSGSLLAGGQYVLTAAHCADDFTSMKVDFGWANGTATVSRTVAVGSAYVNPNWDGTLDTGADIAILKLNTAVTSIQGYKLSTTNDVGKTFLMAGYGTTSNGTTGGGTNWNDGAWGHYGYNTFDIDSATFNKITDQYVPGWGYEDEWYAPGVTYMSDFDDGTAQHNTLGRIAGATGNNWSSGLGLGANEALIAGGDSGGGDFVWNGTEWILSGVHSWGWQGGACAIYGLTGCDLASTNSSSIGDMSGSTATFSHIAWINSVTAVPEPATYGMMLSGLALVGAMARRRRQQQSGK from the coding sequence ATGACCATTCAGTCGAAGATTCTCAAACTGGCCGCCGTGGCAGCCAGTTTATTCGCGGCCACCGCCGCTCACGCAGGCGCCGGCGACGGACTGACTCCGCTCACCGGAAATACCAGTGCGCCATCGAACTGGCGTTTCACCCCAGGCCAGACGTTCAACGGCGTGGCCGGTGCACTGGACGGTGTTGCGCGTCTGTCGTTTTCGAATTCCGGCGGCAACTGGGCTTGTTCCGGTTCCCTGCTGGCCGGCGGCCAGTATGTGTTGACCGCAGCGCATTGTGCTGACGACTTCACCTCGATGAAAGTCGACTTCGGCTGGGCCAACGGCACCGCTACCGTTAGCCGCACCGTGGCCGTGGGTAGCGCGTATGTCAATCCGAACTGGGACGGCACGCTGGATACCGGCGCCGACATCGCCATCCTCAAGCTGAACACGGCTGTCACCAGCATTCAGGGCTACAAGCTGAGCACCACCAACGATGTGGGTAAGACCTTCCTGATGGCCGGCTACGGCACCACCAGCAACGGCACCACCGGCGGCGGCACCAACTGGAACGACGGCGCCTGGGGCCATTACGGCTACAACACCTTCGACATCGACAGCGCGACCTTTAACAAAATCACCGACCAGTACGTCCCGGGCTGGGGTTATGAGGACGAGTGGTACGCGCCTGGCGTCACCTATATGAGCGACTTCGACGATGGCACCGCGCAGCACAACACGCTGGGCCGGATCGCTGGCGCGACGGGCAACAACTGGTCCAGCGGCCTGGGCCTTGGCGCGAATGAAGCCCTGATCGCCGGCGGCGATTCGGGTGGCGGCGATTTCGTCTGGAATGGCACGGAATGGATCTTGTCGGGTGTGCATAGCTGGGGCTGGCAGGGCGGCGCTTGCGCGATCTACGGGCTGACGGGTTGCGATCTGGCCTCGACCAATTCGTCGAGCATCGGCGATATGTCCGGCTCCACTGCGACCTTCTCGCACATCGCGTGGATCAACTCGGTGACCGCAGTACCTGAACCGGCAACCTACGGCATGATGTTGTCGGGCCTGGCCCTGGTGGGCGCCATGGCGCGCCGTCGCCGTCAGCAACAGTCCGGCAAGTAA
- a CDS encoding VOC family protein, whose product MLLGAFSVSLTVKDLAASRAFYETLGFTQFGGHAEQNWLIMKNGSHVIGLFQGMFPKNMLTFNPGWDQNAQPLDGFTDVREIQRQLKAQGLALEMEADDSTTGPSSFIVVDPDGNPVLFDQHV is encoded by the coding sequence ATGCTACTTGGCGCATTTTCCGTCAGCCTGACGGTCAAGGATCTGGCCGCCTCGCGCGCGTTTTACGAGACGCTGGGCTTCACCCAGTTCGGTGGCCATGCCGAACAGAACTGGCTGATCATGAAAAATGGCAGCCATGTGATCGGCCTGTTCCAGGGCATGTTCCCGAAGAATATGCTGACCTTCAATCCCGGCTGGGACCAGAACGCCCAGCCGCTCGACGGCTTTACCGACGTGCGCGAAATCCAGCGTCAGCTTAAGGCGCAAGGCCTGGCGCTGGAGATGGAAGCGGACGACAGCACCACCGGCCCGTCCAGCTTCATCGTGGTCGACCCGGATGGCAATCCGGTACTGTTCGACCAACACGTGTGA